ATCACTCCATGGGCATCAGCCACGTCCTGCGGGGAGCAGAGTGGCTGACTTCAACCTCCAAGCACCTCCTTCTCTACAAAGCCTTTGGTTGGGATCCTCCTCAGTTTGGTCACCTGCCACTGCTCCTGAACAAAGATGGTGCCAAGCTGTCAAAGAGGCAGGGGGACATCTTCCTGGAGCGTTTTGCTCAGGAGGGATACCTGCCAGAGGCCCTGCTGGACATCATAACCAACTGTGGCTCTGGGTTCACAGGTAACAACCACAGGCTTAGGAGGTTGATGGTCATAGCCAAGAACTTTGGATGGGTGTCAGACAACCAGTCTGTCACTGGAATGCCACCAGGgctcctgcagagctcctgggaaaGGCTGGGTGGTGTGATGGGATGGAATGGAGGGAAGCTTTCTGCCATTTAAATTGAGTCTGAGGCTTAATGGGTTCCCACTTGGGCCAATGTGCATTTTAGGGTGAAGGAACTGTCTGTGAACACTTGGGAAAAGGTGAATTCTCTGGGTAATAATTGCAGTGTCAGGCCTGTCACACTTCTCATGTAACCTGAAAGACCACAAGGAGCTGAGTCAGTGACTCCATTTGTTGCTCTTGCTGCATGGAGATGACAAGTCTGCTTGTGTTTTGGGAACTCTGCCTGGGAATGAAACCTTTCCTGGGCAGTGAAGCCTCTCAGCCTAGTGTTACTTCTTTTTGGCTGACTGGTGCAAGGGGTGTCCCCCCAGAGAGTGCCTGAGTCCCCAGTTCCTCACCAGCAGTGAGCAGAGCCAGTCCTTGGGTAGCAGGCAGctttctctgcctgctgccactTCCCTCCGCTTGGCTGGGCCACGTCCCTGCTGGTGCTGTGAAAAGTGACTCCTGTGTCAGTCCCTCCTTGGTGTCTGCCGGGCCAGCCTGGTGCCTCAGGCTGGTTCTCTGCAGGGCAGTGGATGTGTCTCATTCCCACCTTGGGTTATTTTGCAGAGAAGCAGATGGGAGGACTTTGGAAGAGCTGATCTCCCAGTTTGAAATAGACAGAATCACAACCCACTCTGCCCTCCTGGATCTTGAAAAACTCCCAGAGTTCAACAGGTATAACCATCAGTGGTAACTTCAGAACTCAGTCAGCTGTACACTAGTGGGAATTGGatcctggcacttggccttgtttcTGGCAGTCTTGTTTGTTGGGATCAAGCATGGACCCAGTGCAGCCAGCTTTTCTCCCTCTGGTttgatgttgctttttcttaacttttttaATGGGTAAATGCTGTGAGGTTGGGGTGATTGTTTTCAGCCTAACCCAGAGCAGTccaaaagcagtttttctccTATGTTACAGGATTCACCTCACCCGTCACATTGAGAATGAAGGGCTGAGACAGAGCTAATTAGAGACTTGCAGTTGCTGGTGGAGCATGTCTATGGGGATCAACAAGTAGATCAAGAGGTTCTAGAAAAGGAGTATGTGGAGCAAGTCCTCCTGCTAAGAAAAGTATGAGCAGCGTCACCATTCTGGGGAGCTGGGGTTTTGTGGGATTCCTGGAGAAAAGGCTCAGCTGAGTCCTGGCACTGCTTTGATTTGGGCTTTGAGGGTCCATGGCTGCCATGTGGCTGTCACGCCCAGCTTGAGCTTTgctggctgggcagcaggaggtgTTCTGCTGTGCCACTGCTCCCTGCTTTGGAGCAAGGTCAAAGCCACCCTCTTTGTAGCAGTCAGTGAAGACCTTGGTGGTGAAATTTTTTGGGTTGTGTGCTTTGGGAGCCTTGGTCTCTGGTAAGTGGTGGAGTGCTGGCTGTAAAGGGGACAGAAGACATTGTGGATCTTCCCAGTGCCAGGGGAGGAGGATGAGCCCAGCGCTTTCCCAGTCTGCCCCCCGGGATGCTGCTGTGGTATCTGTGGGATTCCTGGTGAAGAAAAGGTTCCTCTGTAGGGACAGGAAGGGACCTCCAGTTGCCTCCAGTGTGGAGGCTTGGCTGTGGCAGTGGGACAGGTGACTTCCCAGTGGCTGCTGAGGTGGCAGATGGAGGTGGCCAGACCCTTCCCTGGGCTCCCTGAGTCAGCCTGCACACAGCCCTGGGGGcttctgctgtgtccctgctcacagcagggGCCGTGGGCTACCAGGGTCCAGGTTCTGTGGGCAGTGTGGGGAGCCCAGGCAGTGTGTGTCAGGGCACACTGGGTCTGtgaagtccaggctggatgagtTTGCTCCCTTTCAGGCTTAACCCACAGGcttgtgctttcttttcctcagggaCACATAAGCCTCCTGAAGACTCTGGTGTCATCTGATTATTCTTACTTATGGGTTAGGCCCTCAGTGACCCGAGAGCAGCTGCAAACTCTTTCTGCAGAAGTAGATGAAATAGGAAAATTAGTTTTAGGGTAAGTGtcacttcccagctctgcacacacCCACCTGTCTGCCCCAGAGCACTGCCTTGCCTGCTGTTCAGTGTTGGACACACTTGTAGTTCTTATTTAAAGCTATAGGTAATAACTGCTGAGAAATTCCATGTTTTTAATTGGCAGAGCAGCTTGCCAGTTGGACAACGCTCATGTCCAGTGCCTCTCAAGGAAGAGCTGTCACGTCTGGGGGTTGTAGAGCACCAGGCACAGCAGTGTCACTGTGGCCAGTGTCTGTGTGCCAGCTGTGGGGGGTGGAGCAGTGGTGTGAGCAAAACCCAGTTTGTGGCCCAGCTGGAAACCGCCCTCACTCTGATGAGCTCATCCTGGGGGCTTCTGCTCCCACCTCTGGGTCTCTTGCTGGCAATctgccagctctggctgctcagAAACCTGTCCTGGGGTGGCCAGCAGTCTGCCCAGCCTGGGAcctggcacagagcaggagcCAAGGGCAGGGAAGTTTACCCTGAACAGCTGTCCTTGCCAGAAGATCTTGCAAAGCCAGTCTGGGGTAGCTGGCTGTCATCAAAGTCATTGGGCCACTTCTGGGTAGAAATCCTGTGTTTTGTAAGTCCCCAGACTAAGGGCATCTTCTTTCCTAAAAGGCTCATGACAAGGCAGACAGCTGCTTTGACTGTGGAGGAGTTGaacaaagaactgaaaagcCTCCAGAAGCAAACCAGAGAGACTAAGTACAGCACCATGATGAAGCTCCTTCGCTTGGCTCTCAGTGGGCAGCAGgtgaaaaatagaaattctgAGACTGGgagcttctgggtttttttaacagacattttgccttgttttgagGTTCCTTATCAATCCCCTGCCCTTGGTCTAACAGCAATCTGATAGCTAATGACTCATTTGCATCGTGATGATGCAGAAACAGGTGCTGAAAGGTAAAAGTTTTGTACAATGGCTTCTCCTGTATTTGCAGCATGGCCCGAGCGTTGCTGAGATGATGGTGACTTTGGGACCCAAAGAAGTCTGTGGACGAATACACAAAGCACTGTCTGGCTAGCAGGGGACAGCAGTGACACCACCACCCAGCCCCTGCACTCTGATGGGGTGGGCAGCACGTGCTGTGCTCCATACTGATGGATCCTGGCATCCTTCTCTTGGATCAGAGCAGCTGATCAAACCCTCTGTGTGTCTGCACTCAGCATAAGCCACGTTCTCTGAGAGAGGAACCCAGTGCAGATTTAGGCTCATGCTGCATGCATCCTGTGCAAACAGCCAGGTTGGAAGAAAGAGACTTTTATCAGCCTGTAAATAATTCACATGGACAGACAGTAATGTTATTTGTGATACCAGCATCAAGTGATCAATCTGTTTTGGGAGAGGGCTTCAGAGCCAGGGTACCTGCAGCTACAGATACACAGGTCCCCAACAAATATCCTGGGGagggttttttatatatataaatacatatatatatacacaatataaaatctgtattttagcTGCCCTGGTGCCCTGCCAGGCCGAGtgagctgctcagagctggggagTCTCCTCCTTGTGTCTGCTGTCAGGCATGTGGTTCTGCTAAAAATATCCCCGCCCAGGAAATGGGGAtgggttttccttcttttgaatTGATGGACCTTCAAGTTATTAAATTACTGTGCTGACTTTTTGATTCCCTCTCACCCACGCCCACCAGGGGAGGAGCAGCCAGAGTgggagggtgggtggggaaTATTTCACCCAGCTGAACACTTCCACAGCAGGAAAACTCGtggtgcagaggagcagggagcccCATGGCTGGCCCCGGGGAGCTGGAGCAGTGGCTCAGTGAGTGGGGTTGGGGGTCAGGAGCTGGGGTTGGTTTTGCTGGCACTGGAGTCAGCAGTGAAGCCAACCCTGGCTCTAAACGGGTGGGTACTGGAGTGGTTTCAACTCCGTGAAGCCTTTAGatgttttttggtggtttccTGTGCTCTGTGCTAAAAGCACCCCGGTGCTGTTGCTGCCTTGGGTCGTGCCTGAGTCCTGCCAAGAGAGTTTTCAGGAAGACTTGGTACCAGCTGGTTCCTGCTTCTCCTGCGTCTtccatttctgcctttttgaCCAGCTGCTATGTGAGGGCTGAGCTGCTTCCTGCCTCGTGCCCCTTGCTTGTTGCCTGagcctgtttttttttggtttggtttggtttggtttttttttccttttccttgtttttatttttttaattttctctacGTAAGACAAAGCCACCGACCCGAGTATCCCTGAGGAAAACTGGGAATGCATCCAGCGGTTCTGTGAGCAGGTGAACGCCGACCCAGAAGGGTAAGGCAGACAGGCTGTTCTTTGTGTGTGTCTCTGGCTCTGAGCACTCCTGGCTGCAGGGGGGAATGTCACCTGGGAGCCAGGAGTGCTcactgggctctgctgctcctcagacaGTAAATAAGCTGCACAGATTAACAACTGGTGCCCAGCACTGCaacccaggaggcagcaggttCTGCCACTCTGTCCTCACACAGccttttgttgttggttttttggttttttcctgggAACTCCTGCATTGTCTGacttgctgctcctgctcccagcccgTCACTTGCACCAAGGCTGCTGGCACACAAGATTCAGTCACCTCAGGAGTGGAAGCTCTGCATGCACTCACAGTAAGTGCTTCCATCCACATGCAGAATTTGGAAATAGAGTCTGGGGGTAGAGACAGTAcagctgtctctgcttcttctcttagatatctctccctttttctcttagATATGTACCCCTTTAACTTTCTCATTGCATGAGGAATACAGAAACCAGAGTATAATAGggggagaagctgctgttgTCCCATGTCACTGCTGGGTCTTtcagtgctctgcagctcctcctgtttggCCTTTGGTCCCACCACAGGGGCAGTGACCCAGAAGTTCTTAGTGATGGCTAAAACAGAGCAGGTGGTCTTAAATGTGCTGCTTAAGAAGGCTGGATGAAGAAATCAGTATCTTGTATTTCTGAATGCAGTGCCAGAAAGTTCATAGATTTAGTATTACAATggcaaagttttaaaaaattgccCAGGATGTGTGTGCCCAGTCTGTTTGGTGCTGTTTGTGTCCTGCAGGTGCTAGAGACCCTGTGTGAATAACTGCGGTGAAGGTTTCACAATGAAATAGCAAAATTCAGGTTTCTGAACGAGCTGATTAAAGTGCTTTCCCCAAAGGTAGGTGGTTGTTGTTGTGCTGGATCTTGCAGGTGGGACACACCGTTCATTTTGTGTTGGATACAAACACAATTCACACAATTCTGTGTGAATTAATctcacacagaagcagagtGGGATTCCTTCTGTGCCTCCAAGCACAAGGACTGGGTGTGAACCCCCTGTGAGAGATGTCAGCCAGGGACTCTTTCTGtggaaagctttttctttgtggtttctCCTAACTCTGCTGCAACATTCAGGGACTCTACTGAAGCCTGAAATTATTCTGGTGACCCCTCAGGCTGTGGCCCTCCTCCCTCTCAGTGATTTACAGAGCTTTGGCTCTGGAAATGAAGGACAGAGATGCCAGGAGCTGCCCAGAGTTCTCTCACGTTTTCTTATGCTCTGTCCCAAGCCTGTGTGATCTTCTCCCCTTGCTCTCTGCAAGGACCTCCCTTAGATACCCTCCTCAGCACTCAGTGATCAATTCCCCTTCTTGGGGAATCTTCACAGACTCTTGTGTGTCAGGCACACGTTTACCACATGCACAGGCTTTGTTTTCCATTACATCACCTCAACAGCAGAGATGCAAAAAGCTGATTTCAGAGAAATGTTTAACCGAACTGCAAAAGCTCTGCTCTCAATCCCAGGTTGGGTAGCAGTATTTCAGTGAAACAACAAAGTTTAAGGAATATATCACCACAGGGagttttctctgctgttctgACAGAGTAGATATCACATAATGATTTTACAATACCAGTGCTttggaggtgtgtgtgtgtgtgtgtaatgtgtgtgtggttttatCATTCTTCTGGTGTTCACATTAGGGTGAGCCTAAGGAGACCCTTCTGGTGCCACATTAAAGTGAGCAATTGGTAGGCAATAAGGAGAGAAATTAGAGAAAACAATCCACACACTGAAAAACAACagtatatttcatttttcatacgGTTCAGACACACAGACAACTCGGTGCTAGATGTTTTTTTGGtctcactttccttttttgttttgttttcagtactATGGAACCTGGTCTTCAGAAAAAGTCAAGTCAAGAGTCACAGAAAGTAATATTCAGTTGGACAGTCTGGTTTCCTCAGGAAGTTAAAATCCGGGATGCTTATCAGATGCTGAAGAAACAAGGTTTAGTTCTGTgacttcagtttcctttttagCTTTGAAGTCACATGGCTGCAGACCACAGATACATTTTGTGACTCAGCTTTCTTCATGAAATGTTGTGTGGAAGGAGAAGGGCCAAAGGCCATTCTTACAAGGCTCTTAGGGCACTTAGGATGCATGTAACTGTTTAAAGAGATTTACCAAGGAGGCTCAGGCTGGCCTTGAGGCCTCTGCTCACACCCCAGCTGGCCACTGCCACACAGGGAAGGGATACAGGACACTCTCTGGGTGATCTTTGAGCTGGAATGCTCACACAGGGTTGTGAGGGATGGGTTTGGAGAGAGCCTGAGCTGGATTTTTCATCCATTCCATCGTATTTAATAGTCCTTGCTGGTATTGTCATCCAGGAATTTGTCCAAAGCTCAGCacatctgaattttattttctgccctGAAAATCTCCCTTGGCCTGTGCTTAAtcaagggaggaaggaaagtcTTTTGTCTGAGCGTGTGCTAAGGCAGCTCCTGGCTTCTCCATCTCGTTCTGTAAAATTCTGGGGAGGAGTGAAGGAATTGCAGTGTTGAACATTGGTGTTTCTAAAGGCTCACATATCACCAAACAAATCTCTTTTAGAGATCTCCTTTTAGATCTctttttatgatcaggtgaccggactggtggatgaggggaaggctgtggatgtggtctacctggacttcagcaaggcctttgacaccgtctcccacagcatcctcctgaaaaaactatcaggCCGCcgcttggacaggagcaccctgtgctgggttaggaactggctggagggccgggcccagagagtggtgctgaatggggcggcatccagttggcagccggtcactagtggtgtcccccagggatcagtgttgggcccagttctgttcaatatcttcattgatgatttagatgaggggattgagtccaccatcagcaaattcgcagacaacactaagatggggggaagtgtggatcagctggaaggcaggagggctctgcagagtgacctggacagactggagagttgggctgattccaacg
The Calypte anna isolate BGI_N300 chromosome 14, bCalAnn1_v1.p, whole genome shotgun sequence DNA segment above includes these coding regions:
- the EARS2 gene encoding LOW QUALITY PROTEIN: probable glutamate--tRNA ligase, mitochondrial (The sequence of the model RefSeq protein was modified relative to this genomic sequence to represent the inferred CDS: inserted 2 bases in 2 codons) encodes the protein MARALRAVWGAAGPGLERDLGAGPRVRFGPSPTGFLHLGGLRTALYNYIFAKKHRGTFILRVEDTDQNRVVPGAAEGIEDMLDWAGIPPDESPRRGGSFGPYQQSLRLDLYRRASEVLLERGXAYRCFCTAQRLHLLKKEALRSQQTPRYDNRCRHLSPAEVAEKLSQGLPWVVRFRLETGVEPFQDLVYGWSKHEVAEVEGDPVILKGDGFPTYHLANVVDDHSMGISHVLRGAEWLTSTSKHLLLYKAFGWDPPQFGHLPLLLNKDGAKLSKRQGDIFLERFAQEGYLPEALLDIITNCGSGFTEADGRTLEELISQFEIDRITTHSALLDLEKLPEFNRIHLTRHIENEGLRQXLIRDLQLLVEHVYGDQQVDQEVLEKEYVEQVLLLRKGHISLLKTLVSSDYSYLWVRPSVTREQLQTLSAEVDEIGKLVLGLMTRQTAALTVEELNKELKSLQKQTRETKYSTMMKLLRLALSGQQHGPSVAEMMVTLGPKEVCGRIHKALSG